Genomic window (Thiosulfatimonas sediminis):
TATACCTTGCCGAACGGTCAAATCTTGTCCCTACGTTTTTTCTTATGCGATTATTCACTTTGATACGCCTCCCAAGCTTGTGCTAAGCGTTGTTTGACTTTGTCTTTGAGGTCTTGCGGGGCAAGAACCTTGACATTGGAGCCGTGTTTTAGAATGTCTTGAATAAGTTCAATATCGTGGTGATATGGCAGGTGCATAATCAGGCTTCCATCGGGTTGCTTTTCGCTAATCTGCTGCGGATGCCAGATTTCGTGTTCAACCCAGCGGGTGATGTATTCATCAAAGTGTAAGCTTGCAGTTTGAGTGGCTTGGCCGCTGAAGATTCCATAACTTTGTTGAAAATGGCGGTCAATTTCTCTTGGTTCAATTTGCCGATATTGGCTTGGCAAGGATTCTGTCACCTTGATAATCGCGTCTAAAGCGAAACTTCTCAGGTCATTGACTTGGTGGCAATAGGCATCGACATACCAATTATCTTTATAACGAACAAGCTGTTGAGGGGAAAGTGTCCGAATTTGCTGTTGATCATCGCTGCGCTTCCAGTAAAGCACGGTAATCACAGTGCGCTGGGCAATACAACGATGTAATTGCTGGAAAAGCTGCGGGTCGAGTTGGCGATTGGCTATTTCAATGATTTTGATCGGCGATTTCGGTAATTTGTTCGCCGATTGTTGCTGTGAAATCGCTCCGATGATGCGCTCTTTAACCGGATTGAGCAACCCTTGCAGCGCGCCGTTAGAGAGGTTGTCAACGCTATGATAGAGCGCAATCAAACCATTCAATTCTTCGCTGCTGAGCCAGTTATCCTCAATTTGAAAGCGTTTTTTTTGTTCTTGGTCAATATAGACTTTATTCTCGAAAATATACCAAGGCGACTTTTTGCATTCGGCTAGTTCCTCAATATCACGGCGTATGGTCTTTAAGCTGCAGGCAAAATGCTCCGCCAATACCGCGACAGCGACCGCTTGATTGAGAGAGAGCAGATAATTATAAAGTTTTTCTTGTCGTAGAGACTTTTTCAAACGCAGCGCTCAATTAATAATTATTAATTAATACGCAATTCTATATTCAAAAATACTTTTTTCAATATTAAAAATTATCTTACCGACATAAAAAAAGCCAAGCGTTTTTGCTTGGCTTTTTGGACGAAATAATCGGTCGGGATTATTCTGTCAGGTAGGTGCAGCAGTAGTCGGCGATGCTGTTGACTTTGATGCCGAACTTCGAGTTCGCAGGCACTTCAAAGCTTTCGCCGGCCGGAATCGCTTGCCATTCGGTTTGTCCGGGAAGCAATACTTCGACTTCACCTGCCATCATTTCCATGATTTCCGCAGCGGCCGTGCCGAACTCGTACTCACCCGGCATCATAATGCCAAGAGTTTTGTAGGAACCGTCGGCAAAAATGACTTTGCGGCTGGTGACTTTGCCATCGAAATAGACGTTGGCTTCGCGCACAACGGTGACATTGTTAAATTCAGACATCTTTTTTCCTTTGTCTTAAATTTTTAA
Coding sequences:
- a CDS encoding helix-turn-helix transcriptional regulator; its protein translation is MKKSLRQEKLYNYLLSLNQAVAVAVLAEHFACSLKTIRRDIEELAECKKSPWYIFENKVYIDQEQKKRFQIEDNWLSSEELNGLIALYHSVDNLSNGALQGLLNPVKERIIGAISQQQSANKLPKSPIKIIEIANRQLDPQLFQQLHRCIAQRTVITVLYWKRSDDQQQIRTLSPQQLVRYKDNWYVDAYCHQVNDLRSFALDAIIKVTESLPSQYRQIEPREIDRHFQQSYGIFSGQATQTASLHFDEYITRWVEHEIWHPQQISEKQPDGSLIMHLPYHHDIELIQDILKHGSNVKVLAPQDLKDKVKQRLAQAWEAYQSE
- a CDS encoding pyrimidine/purine nucleoside phosphorylase; the protein is MSEFNNVTVVREANVYFDGKVTSRKVIFADGSYKTLGIMMPGEYEFGTAAAEIMEMMAGEVEVLLPGQTEWQAIPAGESFEVPANSKFGIKVNSIADYCCTYLTE